The Pelodiscus sinensis isolate JC-2024 chromosome 24, ASM4963464v1, whole genome shotgun sequence genomic interval TTGAGTGCTTACGGGAGGGAGTCGGAGCAGCCCAGCTCCATTGTTGTAGGGGTGTGTTTCTCACTGCAGGGATGGGCCTGGGAAGGAGACCCGTGTTTTTGTGtcttccccattttacagagaggaaGTGCATTGCCCAGAGTTGCGAAGTGAGTCAGTGCCAGCTCTAGGAGCAGAGCCTAGGACTCGAAATTCTCTGAGTTCACTAGGCCGCACACTTCCTTCGTGCTGCCGCGTAGGAGAAGCCTGTCTCACGCACGCGTGAACAAGCGTGGTGTGAGAAGtaacacaaaagctcatcatctaataaaccatcttgttagtctttaaagtgctacatagccctgttttttgtttcaacttccTTTACCGAGTGCCTGACCCAAAGGGAAGTTGCTGTGTTGGCTACACACATCTGAGCTTGTGTTCCCTTTCTCTCTTCTCGGACAGGGCGTTTTTCTGGCTCGTTTCCCTACTACTGGCCTCCTTGATTTGGTTCATTTCGGTGCATCTCAGCAATCGGGAGGATTCCAGGCTGCAGTACGGCCTGCTGGTGTTCGGGGCTGCCGTGTCAGTGCTGCTCCAGGAGGCCTTTCGATTTGCCTACTTCAAGCTACTCAAGTAAGAAAACCCTGCTAGGAGCAGGCTgatccctcttctctccctccccacccccccaagaaAGGGGACTCTGAGACTGCCCTCCTTGATAAAGGGCTTGGAGAGCTGATGAAAAGCCCTAGCTAAGAGCTAGGGATTATTATTAGGAACCGTAGCTGGCACCTGATCGTAGAACCTGCTCCCAAGTGTTGCCCCCCTGTGTCTTCCTCCTGGATCCTGTCAATTGGTTGCTCTTTTTCTCTGCCACCTGCTTGATAAATGCCTCATCCGCTGGCCTGTTGCCAGACCCCCTTCCTGTCCATCTCCTGCTTCAAACCCATCGGTTGCCATCTTCTTTCTCTGACCCCAGGAAAGCCGACGAAGGCTTGGCAACGCTCAGTGAGGATGGGcaatctcccatctccctcaagcAGATGGCCTATGGTGAGTACGCTGCAATTCTTGTGTTCCAGAAGGGACACGATGGCCGCACGACTGCACTCGTATCTGCCCCTTAGCTGTGTAATCCGTGTCTCAGGCTGGGTGAGGCGTCGCCGACGGGAGCCGAACAGCCGCTCCTGAGCTATAGAGCAGTCGGGGTCCCCCTCCCACGTAAATGACTGATTCTCCGCGCACCGTTTCTGCCGTGGCAGGCGCAGGGTGCCCTGGTGAACAGGGTGATGTAAGAATTGGAACAGCTGGCGTGTAGCAACGGCTGCCTCCCTGGGCGCCTCGGCCTCGGTGCTGCAATCGCTGGCTGGCTGTCCTGCTTCCCTCTGTTAATGCCTGCCCCTCACCGGTAGCTTTGGCGAGGGCTGagggcccctctccctccccttgctagCCCTGCCGCAGAACCGCTGGAGGTGTTGAATTCTCCAGGCACCTCTGGCTGGGAGAGCAGGGATCCCGTGGAACGTGCTGTGAAACTCCCCTGCGCTTGTCAGTCGAGTCCAACGCTCATTGTGGTGTTTCACGCAGCCACGGGTAACTTCGGCGCTGTCAGTCacgctcctcttcctccccctagtGTCGGGGCTGTCCTTCGGGATCATCAGTGGGGTCTTCTCGGTCATTAACATCCTGGCGGACTCCGTAGGGCCGGGCGTCGTCGGGATCCACGGGGATTCGCCGTATTACTTCATCACGTCAGGTAAGGTAGGAGCCCCTATGCTCTTGGGAAGGAGGGCTGCTCTGGGGATGGATGGCAGGGCTCGGAGCCAGCCTGAGTGGCTTGTGGTCCACTGGAGTGCTAGCGCTGAGGTTTTTAAACACCAGGTGGTGCCCTTTATTGGCTTgggctcagagcctgggtcaaaCGCAGCACCAGGAAGCAGCTTTCTCTCCAGCGGTAGAAGATCAGCTACACCCAGAGGAGACAGTTGGGGCACGAGGCAAAACTGCCCTGTTCTTCCCTGTCAATGTCTTACCACAGCGGCATCCATCTTGGGAGGCAGTGCTGTCTACTGGTTAGAGCAGGAAACCAGGAGTCTAGAGCGCCACGGTTAATGCTGACCCCACGggcttttgacttcagtggggccagggttCCAGTCCCACCTCCACCAGTGACGCGTTGCGCGACCTCGGGCCCTCGCTAAAAACGTGGCTGCCTGTTGGTGGGGCTCTCCATAGCCTGGAGGGGCCTGCTTGCGGCTACAGCTGCGCATCCTTCTTCCGAATGAGACGCAGCCCCTAGAGTCTCTCATGATCCCCATAAAGATGCGGAGGGGGATTTTGCCCCAAATTCATCCCTTCTCCCAGCTTCCGCTGGAGAAATGattcccacctcctcctgctgcggGGTGATTGCTGGGCTCCGcaccagaggtggccgcatttcaggagctggtgcacaaCCCTGTCTGCCCAATGCTTGGGGATCCTCCGGGCAGAAGGCGCTGTGGAGGGGGGGAGCCTGCGGTGTCCTGGTGCTGTTGTGACTGGACTCTCCTCCCAGCGTTCTTGACCATGGCCATCGTCttcctgcacaccttctgggggGTGGTCTTCTTCGACGCCTGCGAGAAGCGGCGCTACTGGCCCGTGGCGCTGGTGGTGGCCAGTCACCTTGTCACGTCCGGGTTGGTGAGTGGGGCTGAAATCAGCGATCGGATACCCTGGGGATGGTCAGCCCTGCGGGGCTAGCTGGCCCAACCCTGTGCtttcaggggaggggggagatttggCGGGGCTGCGGCGGCCGGGAAGAGTGCTCTTGTCTCCTGAAATGCCCTAAGAGCTCACTCGGATCCGGTGGCTGCACGGGCGAGTCTCTcctgttctgcccctccccctgcggcgGCTGATCCTGGCACGCTCGGGAggcgatgggggaggggagggcttgaGCCCTGTTAATAGCGCACTCGCGGATCCCGCAGGCCTCTGGCGAGGGGCTTTGCATTGTGCACTAAGCTCGCTGGGCAGGGATCAGCGCggctctgctgggtggggggcggGCATGCTGCCCTGGGGGGCACTCGCAGGCCTCTGACCTCACCCTCCCTCCGTCTCTCCTAGACGTTCCTGAACCCCTGGTaccaggccagcctggtccccaTTTACATCATCACCATCTCCATGGGCGTCTGGGCCTTCTTCACGGCCGGCGGCTCCCTGCGCAATATCCTCGCCTGCCTCTCCTGTAAGGAGCCAGCCCCTCgggacggtgggggggggggggacgtgttCCTTGCGGGATGGGCCCGCGCCACGTTGACGGAAAGCGCTGCTACCGGCGCTAGCACCGAATCCGTCAGACGCCCTTGGCCTACGGGGGCGCAGGGGGTGGTAGCCCGACGTCAGGCGCTCGGTACATGTGCCCCACGTAGTGACCTGCTCCACAGTGATTGCCACTCTGGGCCCCTGATCTCcttggccagggaggaggggaagcgcGTGGTCTGGGATTAGCCAGGGATTTCCACTGCgttgtggggctgctccagctgcaggcTCTGGCGGGGGAGGGCTCCTTGCCCACAGCGCAGGCTGTCTCTGGCAGGGGGTGGCGTggcagcagagcaaagccccgtgCTGCCGGGAGGGACAGAGACTCAGCCAGGCGCTGCGACTGGGACTGGGTGGACGCTGACTACACGCAGCGCTGGGGAGGCAGCCCTGGGAGCTCCTAGGCCTCCTCCAGCCGGGCAAACCAGCAGAGAACGCGCAGCCGCAGCCTGCGTGTGCGGAACGAATTTAGTCGTGTGCGCCGCCATCCCAGAATTCCTGTGGCGGGGTTGGGGCCGTGGGGTTTGGAACGGGGGCACCTCAGGGCTGGGTCTGAGGgttgggatggggatggggggggggggtgaggactccggctgggggtgcagctcagggctgggtttGAGTGTTTGAGGGGctcttggggggagggcagtgatgAGTGTTGGGGTATAGACTGCCCTGGGGCCACAGCAGGGAGTAGGGCTGTCCTTGTgtagcctgggcttatcggtggATCTTCTCAACTGCCCCTAGTATTGGAGGCAGCAAGGAcgggggagcagcagctggtgcccatgaggagctggcttaagcaggctccccacgagcaccgggtgtgcctgctccccacccccacacagatgcctctgagagagaggcagcagcatggagagcgagggggcaggctggagccgatACACGTGGGAAAGCGGCTTTCAGGCCAGCTCCCTGTGCGGCTGGCTCCATAGACCGgctctgtggtgccgctctcctCCCCGCGCTGCTGTCACTGTTTTCGTGCTGGTACCCGGCTATTCAGTTACACGCTGTCCAGCATCCCTAGCAGGGAGAAAGGACTCCCCACCTCAGCGCCTGGGCTGGGCACTTATCCCCTGGCCACCCGgggtctgggggaagggcacCTCGGCCCCACATAGACACCCACGGAGAAAAATTAGCAGTAAGttgctgcctcctcccagcacctgctgCAAAAGGCTGTTTTGAGGgatgcggggagggaggaggcggggtggccactggggtgggggaggagctggggtgctcaTTGGGAGTGGAGCACCCCTGGCTAGAGGGGAAGTCGGTGCCTAGgttcccctgcctgcagcaggtctgagctggggctgggcccgCAGAGAGAGGCGCCTCTCCCCActgggcaggcccagggctggaggaaaggcctctcttccccactgcagcccccagcgcctgcccgcTGCTGAATAggctgctgcctggctgcccaCTTTGGTGTGGGCCACGTGGTGCTGGTGACATCCTCCGGGGGGCGACCTCCCTGCTAGGGCAGAGGCTGCGGCTGTTCTCGCGCCTCCCTCCATGCTGGATTTGAACCCGCGacccagaggaagaaggaggtgaACCCATTTAGCCACCCGGCTGCTTCGTGTGTTCTCCACTGCTGTCAGCTGCCTGGCTTaaccaccccaacccctcccctcctccccacccccccggcctGCCTGAATCACTGACTTCCCCCTTCGCCTGCAGGTCAGCAGCAGGAGGACAACCGAGTGATGGTTTACTCTGCGCTGCAAGTCCCTGTCGAGGACTGAACTCCTCCTCAGGCCAGGACATACCtgctagacacacccagggaagACCAATACCCCAAGTGCCCTGTtctctgcagctgggagcagcctgggaccCACCCCCCCATGGCAGGAGCTGGGGTGTGGGACTCGGAGCCCCTCAGAACAGATCCTCCTGCTCACGCAGGGGCTGGCCCGCGGCCTGGGACCGCTGCGATGGTGGAGGCGGGGCTGGTGCCCTGGTGATTTCTGTGCTCTGGATTCGGGGGCCGGAGTTGCTTTCCCTCTGCCTGTCAGCTGCAAACGACCGAGCCTCTGACCAGGCCTCTCTGACGGGCTTGAGCCGGATCTGCCCGGGATCAGGGCCGCAGCAGGGCTTGCAAACTCTGCTTTCCCCCTGCCTGGGCGGGGAGTGGCCCATGGCTCCTCCGTCtgtgggccagcagcaggccGTGCCGGAAAGCCCTGGCCCTGAGGACAGTCACTTTGGGAAACGGCTTTTGAAACGGTCCTTTCCTGGCAATGGAGGTAACGCGGGGGCTGGGTTAGCACCTCGGTGGGCGGAGCAGGGAGCCCATCTGCCCCCGactctcagccccgcccctgaGTTTGTGGGGGTGAGACCAGTTGTGGCTTCCCTGCACTGGCCACGGCACCAGTGACTGATCAGCTGGGAGCTCGGCCGGGCTGCGTGGGGGCGGGATCGGCCGGCTGAGGACTCTACAAGGATAGGGTGCTCCCCCCTTCGAGGTGCAACCGATGCCGTTAACTCCTCCCCAgtgagagctgggggagggcagcccctgcccgcaggTGCCCCCTGGTGACAGGTGGTGGCCTGGCTAGTGGCAATGCCATGGGGCACCTCGCCTCCAGAGGGGGCTAAACACCTCTCCTTTCAGGGGCCGAAGCAGACTCCCCGAGGGTGCAGCACGGCAGTAGGCCGGTTTCTGTCTGCCACGAGCGGTTGAAAATCTCAGTGCGGGGGGGATTGTTTTTTCCGAAGCTTGGCAGAAGATTGGCTACAAGGCTGTAAaatcaggatttttaaaatgttttgattcaGAATCAATCCTTTTAACAGATTGGTGTGGTGACTAATAAAGCCTTCTTTTCTAATGGGGCAGGCGTGAGACCCACTGTGTCTTTCTAGCAATATGGGGGGCAAATCCCCTTCTTTTTAGGGGGGTGTATCCCCGCCGACGGAATCTCCGCTAAGAGCAGTCCCTCAGCGTTACTACCATCGTGGTTGATATGTGGGCCCTGCACGAAGGGGGAGTCTAGGCTGGTGGTGAAGGAAGAGATGAGGCGCtgagtttaagtgacttgcccaagatcatgtggcagttcagtggcagagttgggagtAGAACCCAACTCTCCTGCCTCCGTCTAGTGCATTGCCCCCTGGGGCACGGTGAGAGAACCCTTGGGACATGCTCGCCCGAGCCTA includes:
- the APH1A gene encoding gamma-secretase subunit APH-1A, translated to MGAPVFFGCTFVAFGPAFSLFLLTVAGDPLRVIILVAGAFFWLVSLLLASLIWFISVHLSNREDSRLQYGLLVFGAAVSVLLQEAFRFAYFKLLKKADEGLATLSEDGQSPISLKQMAYVSGLSFGIISGVFSVINILADSVGPGVVGIHGDSPYYFITSAFLTMAIVFLHTFWGVVFFDACEKRRYWPVALVVASHLVTSGLTFLNPWYQASLVPIYIITISMGVWAFFTAGGSLRNILACLSCQQQEDNRVMVYSALQVPVED